A single window of Oxyura jamaicensis isolate SHBP4307 breed ruddy duck chromosome 3, BPBGC_Ojam_1.0, whole genome shotgun sequence DNA harbors:
- the ITGB1BP1 gene encoding integrin beta-1-binding protein 1 isoform X3 codes for MGVSKYGIKVSTSDQYDVLHRHALYLIVRMVCYDDGLGAGKSLLALKTTDAASEECSLWVYQCNSLEQAQAICKVLSTAFDSVLMSEKS; via the exons ATGGGAGTTTCCAAATACGGCATTAAAGTTTCAACATCTGATCAGTAT GATGTGTTACACAGGCATGCCCTCTATTTAATCGTACGGATGGTCTGCTATGACGATGGTCTGGGAGCAGGGAAGAGTTTACTGGCTTTGAAGACAACAGACGCAGCCTCTGAAGAATGCAGCCTCTGGGTTTATCAGTGCAATAGTTTG GAACAAGCACAAGCTATTTGCAAAGTGTTATCTACAGCCTTTGATTCAGTTTTAATGTCAGAGAAGTCctga
- the ITGB1BP1 gene encoding integrin beta-1-binding protein 1 isoform X2, with product MFRKGKKRHSSSSSQSSEISTKSKSVDSSLGGLSRSSTVASLDTDSTKSSGQSNSNSDTCAEFRVKYVGAIEKLKCNESKNLEGPLDLINYIDVAQQDGKLPFVPGEEEFIMGVSKYGIKVSTSDQYDVLHRHALYLIVRMVCYDDGLGAGKSLLALKTTDAASEECSLWVYQCNSLVSVYVYSLTV from the exons atgttcagaaaaggaaaaaaacgacacagcagcagcagctcccaaagCAGTGAAATCAGTACTAAAAGCAAG tcTGTAGATTCCAGTCTTGGAGGACTTTCCAGGTCTAGTACTGTGGCTAGTCTAGATACAGACTCCACAAAAAGTTCAG GACAAAGCAATAGTAATTCTGATACATGTGCAGAATTCAGGGTTAAATATGTTGGTGCCATTGAAAAGTTGAAATGTAATGAGAGCAAAAATCTAGAAGGGCCACTGGACTTGATAAACTACATAGATGTTGCCCAG CAAGATGGAAAGTTACCTTTTGTTCCAGGTGAAGAGGAGTTTATAATGGGAGTTTCCAAATACGGCATTAAAGTTTCAACATCTGATCAGTAT GATGTGTTACACAGGCATGCCCTCTATTTAATCGTACGGATGGTCTGCTATGACGATGGTCTGGGAGCAGGGAAGAGTTTACTGGCTTTGAAGACAACAGACGCAGCCTCTGAAGAATGCAGCCTCTGGGTTTATCAGTGCAATAGTTTGGTAAGCGTTTATGTTTACAGTCTTACCGTTTAA
- the ITGB1BP1 gene encoding integrin beta-1-binding protein 1 isoform X1 has protein sequence MFRKGKKRHSSSSSQSSEISTKSKSVDSSLGGLSRSSTVASLDTDSTKSSGQSNSNSDTCAEFRVKYVGAIEKLKCNESKNLEGPLDLINYIDVAQQDGKLPFVPGEEEFIMGVSKYGIKVSTSDQYDVLHRHALYLIVRMVCYDDGLGAGKSLLALKTTDAASEECSLWVYQCNSLEQAQAICKVLSTAFDSVLMSEKS, from the exons atgttcagaaaaggaaaaaaacgacacagcagcagcagctcccaaagCAGTGAAATCAGTACTAAAAGCAAG tcTGTAGATTCCAGTCTTGGAGGACTTTCCAGGTCTAGTACTGTGGCTAGTCTAGATACAGACTCCACAAAAAGTTCAG GACAAAGCAATAGTAATTCTGATACATGTGCAGAATTCAGGGTTAAATATGTTGGTGCCATTGAAAAGTTGAAATGTAATGAGAGCAAAAATCTAGAAGGGCCACTGGACTTGATAAACTACATAGATGTTGCCCAG CAAGATGGAAAGTTACCTTTTGTTCCAGGTGAAGAGGAGTTTATAATGGGAGTTTCCAAATACGGCATTAAAGTTTCAACATCTGATCAGTAT GATGTGTTACACAGGCATGCCCTCTATTTAATCGTACGGATGGTCTGCTATGACGATGGTCTGGGAGCAGGGAAGAGTTTACTGGCTTTGAAGACAACAGACGCAGCCTCTGAAGAATGCAGCCTCTGGGTTTATCAGTGCAATAGTTTG GAACAAGCACAAGCTATTTGCAAAGTGTTATCTACAGCCTTTGATTCAGTTTTAATGTCAGAGAAGTCctga